In Gammaproteobacteria bacterium, one genomic interval encodes:
- a CDS encoding thymidylate synthase: protein MRQYLSLLEEVLETGTERRDRTGTGTRALFGRQLRFDLADGFPMLTTKRLPLRVIAVELLWFLRGGTNVRWLQERGVKIWNEWADEDGNLGPVYGAQWRRWPDGNGGAIDQVDQALEMIRNDPHSRRIIINAWNVAEIPRMKLPPCHMMLQLHVSRGRLSAQLYQRSADLFLGVPFNIASYALLLSMLAEQTALEPGDFVWTGGDCHLYSNHCEQAREQLSREPRPLPQLRITAGRESIDDYVETDFELIGYDPHPHIPAPISV from the coding sequence ATGCGGCAATACCTCAGTCTTCTCGAGGAGGTACTGGAAACCGGAACCGAGCGCCGCGACCGCACCGGCACGGGCACCCGGGCGCTGTTCGGGCGGCAGCTCCGCTTCGACCTGGCCGACGGCTTTCCGATGCTCACCACCAAGAGGCTTCCGCTGCGGGTGATCGCGGTCGAACTGCTGTGGTTCCTGCGCGGCGGCACCAACGTGCGCTGGCTGCAGGAGCGCGGCGTGAAGATCTGGAACGAGTGGGCCGACGAGGACGGCAACCTGGGGCCGGTTTACGGGGCGCAATGGCGGCGCTGGCCGGACGGCAACGGCGGCGCGATCGACCAGGTGGACCAGGCCCTGGAAATGATCCGAAACGACCCGCACTCGCGAAGAATCATCATCAACGCCTGGAACGTAGCCGAGATTCCGCGAATGAAACTCCCGCCCTGCCACATGATGCTGCAGCTGCACGTGAGCCGCGGCAGGCTGTCGGCCCAGCTCTACCAGCGCAGCGCCGACCTGTTCCTGGGCGTTCCCTTCAATATCGCATCGTATGCGCTGCTGCTTTCCATGCTGGCCGAACAGACGGCGCTCGAACCCGGAGATTTCGTCTGGACCGGCGGCGACTGCCACCTCTACAGCAACCACTGCGAACAGGCCCGCGAGCAGCTTTCCCGCGAGCCGCGCCCCCTTCCCCAACTCAGGATCACGGCGGGACGAGAATCCATCGACGACTACGTGGAAACCGACTTCGAGCTGATCGGCTACGATCCGCACCCCCATATTCCGGCGCCTATTTCGGTGTAA
- a CDS encoding prolipoprotein diacylglyceryl transferase, with protein MIEYPQFDPVALRIGSLAIRWYGLMYLFGFVAAWWLAHRQARRPGSTFTPIMVQDLIFYSCLGVIAGGRLGYLLFYGWQQILDDPLYIVRIWEGGMSFHGGLLGVCAAVLLFARKHSRTFVETADFVVPLVPIGLGAGRIGNFINGELWGKPSDAPWAFIVDGVGRHPTQLYEAFLEGLVLFVVLWWYTARPLPSGARRGLGRATGLFLAGYGIFRLLVEFLRVPDAHLGYLASNWLTMGQLLSLPMIGFGLWLLARRAPQPV; from the coding sequence ATGATCGAATATCCGCAGTTCGATCCTGTTGCGTTGCGCATCGGCTCGCTGGCGATACGGTGGTACGGGCTGATGTACCTGTTCGGCTTCGTCGCCGCCTGGTGGCTCGCGCACCGGCAGGCCCGCCGGCCAGGCAGCACGTTCACGCCGATCATGGTGCAGGACCTGATCTTCTACTCCTGCCTGGGCGTGATCGCGGGCGGGCGCCTGGGCTACCTCCTCTTTTACGGCTGGCAGCAGATACTCGACGATCCGCTCTATATCGTGCGGATCTGGGAAGGCGGCATGTCGTTTCACGGCGGGCTGCTGGGCGTGTGCGCCGCCGTTCTCCTGTTCGCCCGCAAGCACTCCAGGACGTTCGTCGAAACCGCGGATTTCGTCGTTCCACTGGTGCCGATCGGCCTGGGCGCCGGGCGTATCGGCAACTTCATCAACGGCGAACTCTGGGGCAAGCCCAGCGACGCGCCGTGGGCGTTCATCGTGGACGGCGTCGGCCGGCATCCAACGCAGTTGTACGAGGCTTTTCTCGAGGGACTGGTGCTGTTTGTCGTGCTCTGGTGGTATACGGCGCGGCCCTTGCCGTCCGGCGCGCGGCGCGGCCTGGGACGAGCAACCGGACTGTTCCTGGCCGGCTACGGGATTTTCCGGCTCCTGGTGGAGTTCCTGCGCGTGCCGGACGCGCACCTCGGTTACCTCGCTTCCAACTGGCTGACCATGGGGCAGCTTTTGAGCCTGCCGATGATCGGCTTCGGCCTGTGGCTGCTCGCCCGGCGCGCGCCGCAGCCGGTATAG
- a CDS encoding VOC family protein, whose amino-acid sequence MNSAPRIRNIVKRTTLIVRDMEKSRRWYEYVLGMQTWIDMPYTLSGKGIAAGKKGDVTHLVIMQCEDPRIGMIGLLQWVDPPLPAPEIPTSVGYGTPVFVVDTEDAAEVARRAGELGTRVHTPERTFKVTGSKGETRHLLGCAIFDPDGYFYECNQVLRIDDPE is encoded by the coding sequence ATGAATTCAGCACCCCGCATCCGGAACATCGTCAAGCGCACCACGCTGATCGTCCGGGACATGGAAAAGAGCCGCCGCTGGTACGAATACGTGCTGGGCATGCAAACCTGGATCGACATGCCCTACACGCTTTCGGGCAAGGGCATAGCCGCGGGCAAGAAGGGCGATGTCACCCACCTGGTCATCATGCAGTGCGAAGACCCCAGGATCGGAATGATCGGCCTGCTGCAATGGGTGGACCCGCCGCTGCCGGCGCCGGAGATTCCGACTTCCGTGGGCTACGGGACGCCGGTGTTCGTGGTCGATACGGAAGACGCGGCGGAGGTTGCGCGCCGGGCCGGCGAGCTGGGCACGCGGGTGCATACGCCGGAGAGGACCTTCAAGGTCACGGGGTCGAAGGGCGAGACGCGCCATCTGCTGGGGTGTGCGATCTTTGATCCGGACGGTTATTTTTACGAGTGCAACCAGGTGCTGCGCATCGACGATCCTGAGTAG
- a CDS encoding DUF1838 domain-containing protein, whose product MSNKPDPVNQSGLDRRTVLKGLGAGALGASALSGCAAEQGVPREPLDLNDPVARFRARVKVFGSLAEETVHRVSRGHVWGYVHEGNLEPLFSMINYNVTRWRQAEEHRFVATMNETALFTRFDTDEVIDEWYNMYTGETVEVQHYFTGPITVENTLEGTITDETATMKPKNMEWWTVGGRLFIPIRSQFRFPNPLRPEVWPKASVGPIFHWDSFMFLMAELADVENPELSRAPAISHYQETLNWNHWMLMGQRPGRQLSRGYGCKLDSLDEMPANLRGTLEEHAPEMFDLENWTEVRDDMVEFMKNRTPAAVEPEE is encoded by the coding sequence ATGAGCAACAAGCCAGACCCCGTGAACCAATCCGGCCTCGACAGGCGCACGGTCCTGAAGGGCCTGGGAGCGGGCGCGCTGGGCGCGTCGGCGCTGTCCGGATGCGCGGCCGAACAAGGCGTTCCGCGCGAACCGCTGGACCTCAACGACCCCGTTGCGCGCTTTCGCGCGCGGGTCAAGGTGTTCGGGTCACTGGCCGAGGAAACGGTGCACCGCGTCTCGCGCGGTCACGTCTGGGGCTATGTCCACGAGGGCAACCTCGAGCCGCTGTTCAGCATGATCAATTACAACGTGACCCGCTGGCGGCAGGCGGAAGAGCACAGGTTCGTGGCCACGATGAACGAAACGGCGCTCTTTACCCGGTTCGACACCGACGAGGTGATTGACGAGTGGTACAACATGTACACCGGGGAAACGGTCGAAGTCCAGCACTACTTCACCGGGCCGATCACCGTCGAGAACACGCTGGAAGGAACGATTACCGACGAGACCGCAACGATGAAGCCGAAGAACATGGAATGGTGGACGGTGGGCGGCAGGCTGTTCATTCCGATTCGCTCGCAATTCCGGTTTCCCAACCCGCTGCGCCCGGAAGTCTGGCCCAAGGCCTCCGTGGGGCCCATCTTTCACTGGGACTCGTTCATGTTCCTGATGGCGGAACTCGCCGACGTCGAGAACCCGGAACTGTCCAGGGCGCCGGCGATCAGCCACTACCAGGAAACCCTGAACTGGAACCACTGGATGCTGATGGGCCAGCGGCCCGGGCGCCAGCTCTCCCGAGGCTACGGCTGCAAACTGGACAGTCTTGACGAGATGCCCGCCAACCTGCGCGGCACCCTGGAGGAGCACGCGCCGGAAATGTTCGACCTCGAGAACTGGACCGAAGTCAGGGACGACATGGTGGAGTTCATGAAGAACCGAACGCCCGCGGCGGTCGAG